One genomic segment of Photobacterium sp. DA100 includes these proteins:
- the brnQ gene encoding branched-chain amino acid transport system II carrier protein — protein sequence MTKQNTLAIGLMTFAMFLGAGNIIFPPFLGLQAGTQYFPAMLGFLVTAVGLPALTLIVMGRLSHSQQLTAALPKPMATGFWVLLFTAIGPAFGMPRAVTVAYEMGIAPFASNDLLLPFSLVFVTVTLLLAFQRGKLVDYIGKVMTPLLVLLLAVLAISAVVSPISPMTLPSAAYQHQAVTQGLIQGYMTMDAIAAVGFGWVIIKTIQDKGATSTNGLFTSTVKVTLIYAALMSACYLAMAYVGATSSAVASDATNGGEILTRYVANLFGLQGQLLLAIIIVMACLTTTVGLTNACAEYYQQTFNAPFSITATIVCALTGLLANFGLDQILQISLPVILVLCPVAIALVITALVVKPASSQRAIFVAAVSVTLVFGSIDTLHILGLIPAQWESTLTDFLPLYAAHASWLLPCLTTLLFSFLANVSLGNRSKPVASTPAK from the coding sequence ATGACTAAACAAAACACCTTGGCGATTGGCCTAATGACTTTTGCGATGTTTCTTGGTGCCGGAAACATCATCTTTCCCCCTTTTCTTGGCCTTCAAGCCGGTACACAATATTTTCCTGCCATGCTTGGCTTTCTCGTTACCGCTGTCGGTCTACCAGCCCTGACACTGATCGTCATGGGTCGCCTGAGCCATAGCCAGCAGCTTACCGCCGCTTTGCCAAAACCGATGGCCACCGGCTTTTGGGTCTTGCTGTTTACTGCCATCGGGCCAGCATTTGGTATGCCTCGCGCAGTAACCGTTGCCTATGAGATGGGTATTGCTCCATTTGCCTCAAATGACCTGTTACTGCCTTTTTCGTTGGTTTTCGTGACAGTCACCCTACTGCTTGCTTTCCAGCGAGGTAAGTTAGTCGATTACATCGGTAAAGTGATGACACCACTACTGGTTTTACTGCTGGCAGTACTAGCAATCTCGGCCGTTGTCTCACCCATCAGCCCAATGACCCTACCAAGCGCTGCCTATCAGCATCAAGCTGTCACCCAGGGGCTTATTCAGGGTTATATGACCATGGATGCTATCGCTGCGGTTGGCTTTGGCTGGGTGATCATCAAGACCATTCAAGACAAGGGAGCCACTTCAACTAACGGATTGTTTACCAGTACTGTAAAAGTTACTCTGATCTATGCCGCTCTGATGTCGGCGTGCTATCTGGCAATGGCTTATGTCGGAGCAACCTCATCCGCTGTTGCCAGCGATGCAACCAACGGTGGTGAGATCCTCACGCGCTATGTGGCAAACCTGTTTGGCCTACAAGGACAGTTATTACTCGCGATCATCATAGTGATGGCATGCCTGACCACTACAGTCGGCCTGACAAATGCCTGTGCTGAGTACTACCAGCAAACATTCAATGCCCCTTTTTCTATCACGGCAACTATCGTCTGCGCCCTGACCGGCTTGCTTGCCAACTTCGGCCTGGATCAAATCCTCCAGATCAGCCTGCCAGTGATATTGGTACTCTGCCCAGTTGCCATTGCACTGGTTATTACGGCACTGGTCGTGAAGCCCGCTTCGTCTCAGCGCGCCATCTTTGTCGCGGCAGTTTCTGTTACGCTGGTATTTGGTAGCATCGATACCCTGCATATTCTCGGTCTGATCCCGGCACAATGGGAGAGTACTCTCACGGATTTCTTGCCGCTCTATGCCGCCCATGCCAGCTGGCTACTCCCGTGCCTGACAACCCTGCTCTTTAGCTTTCTGGCTAATGTATCACTGGGGAACCGTAGCAAGCCGGTGGCATCTACTCCGGCGAAATAA
- the brnQ gene encoding branched-chain amino acid transport system II carrier protein — protein MKTNDTLAIGLMTFAMFLGAGNIIFPPFLGLEAGTQLLPAMIGFLVTAVGLPALTLLVFGRLSDSKQLTNPLPSWLATLIWVALLTAVGPAFSMPRAVTVAYEMGINPFVDSEQLPLFSLIFCSLTLLLAFHPGKLVDYIGKIMTPLLIIMLCTLAITAVVNPLSAPLAPQGEYVDFAFTQGLVQGYMTMDAIAAVGFGWVIIKAINNKGVTDKKAVGKSTFKVALIYIILMGACYLAMGYVGATSSPIAAGASNGGELLSLYVAYHFGEYGQLLLAAIIIMACLTTTVGLTNACTEYYQETFGVPFRRTATIVVVLTGIIANVGLDQILALSLPAILVLCPVAIALILCALFYPGQTKYRNTYMAAIAIAFIFGSIDAASILDVVPSALDGSFNKWLPLYSANASWLLPCALVLLSRKLKLSIKSRQLAGSHN, from the coding sequence ATGAAGACTAACGATACACTTGCCATCGGCTTGATGACCTTCGCCATGTTCCTCGGCGCTGGCAACATTATTTTCCCCCCTTTCCTCGGCTTGGAAGCCGGCACCCAGCTGCTGCCCGCCATGATTGGTTTCCTGGTTACGGCTGTCGGGTTACCCGCCCTGACCCTGCTTGTTTTTGGCCGCTTGAGCGATAGTAAGCAGCTGACAAACCCGCTGCCAAGCTGGCTAGCCACCCTGATCTGGGTTGCCCTGCTTACCGCCGTTGGCCCTGCATTCAGTATGCCCCGCGCCGTTACCGTTGCCTATGAAATGGGGATCAACCCGTTTGTCGATAGCGAGCAGCTACCACTCTTTTCCCTCATTTTTTGTAGCTTGACCTTACTACTGGCCTTTCACCCGGGTAAGCTGGTTGATTATATCGGCAAGATCATGACACCACTTTTGATCATCATGCTTTGCACACTGGCTATCACCGCTGTGGTCAACCCGCTATCTGCACCGCTCGCACCACAGGGTGAATATGTCGATTTTGCTTTTACCCAAGGTTTGGTACAGGGCTATATGACAATGGATGCCATCGCTGCGGTTGGCTTTGGCTGGGTGATCATCAAAGCCATTAACAACAAAGGGGTAACCGACAAAAAAGCGGTAGGAAAATCGACGTTCAAAGTAGCTTTGATTTATATCATTCTGATGGGGGCATGTTACTTGGCGATGGGTTATGTCGGTGCCACTTCCAGCCCTATCGCGGCAGGAGCAAGCAATGGTGGTGAACTGCTAAGCCTTTATGTTGCATACCATTTTGGTGAATACGGACAATTGCTGCTGGCTGCAATCATTATCATGGCCTGCCTGACGACAACGGTTGGTCTGACTAACGCCTGTACCGAGTATTACCAAGAAACCTTCGGTGTCCCGTTCCGCCGTACCGCCACGATTGTTGTGGTTCTGACCGGTATTATCGCCAATGTCGGGCTTGATCAAATTCTGGCCCTGAGCCTGCCGGCTATCCTGGTGCTGTGCCCTGTTGCTATTGCCCTGATCCTTTGTGCGCTGTTCTACCCGGGCCAAACCAAGTACCGCAACACCTATATGGCCGCCATCGCTATCGCTTTCATCTTCGGCAGCATCGACGCCGCCAGTATCCTTGATGTTGTCCCAAGTGCGCTGGACGGCAGCTTTAACAAATGGCTTCCGCTGTACTCGGCAAATGCCAGTTGGCTGCTGCCTTGTGCGCTGGTATTGCTTTCAAGAAAATTAAAGCTATCAATAAAGTCTCGGCAGCTAGCAGGCAGTCACAACTAA
- the nrfF gene encoding heme lyase NrfEFG subunit NrfF produces the protein MSMPAAAQTDQIFVAADTQLVESVETFRFRSSAEQRRAIELSRRLRCPQCQNQNLIESNSPVAKDLRLKVYQMVDAGRSDEEVIEFMTSRFGDFVLYKPRLNPQTYLLWGGPFLLLALFGSIIWGTIRRQQRARE, from the coding sequence ATGAGTATGCCAGCGGCGGCACAGACAGATCAGATTTTTGTCGCTGCCGATACACAGTTAGTTGAATCCGTGGAGACGTTTCGCTTCCGCTCTTCTGCCGAGCAGCGGCGGGCAATCGAGCTATCACGCCGCTTGCGCTGTCCGCAATGCCAGAATCAGAACCTGATTGAGTCGAATTCGCCAGTGGCGAAAGACTTGCGGCTCAAGGTCTATCAAATGGTTGATGCCGGACGAAGTGACGAGGAGGTGATTGAGTTTATGACGTCACGGTTTGGCGATTTTGTGTTGTATAAGCCACGTTTGAACCCGCAAACGTATTTATTGTGGGGGGGACCATTCTTATTGCTCGCCCTGTTTGGATCAATTATCTGGGGCACGATTAGACGCCAGCAGCGGGCAAGAGAGTAG
- a CDS encoding DsbE family thiol:disulfide interchange protein, translated as MRLTSRYLPLAVVVAILAVISLAVMLTQDGQTSKLEEKPVPAFSLPRLDKPGVADQTLLAGQLHLLNVWASWCAVCKSEHQFLMQLAQQGDVAIVGLNYRDNRQSAMRELTQSGNPYQAVLYDPKGALALDLGVYGTPESYLIDNHGMIRYRYLGPLDEAIWQREFVPVIERLQQEEVTNG; from the coding sequence ATGAGATTGACGAGCCGATACCTTCCTTTGGCTGTTGTCGTGGCGATTCTGGCAGTGATTAGCTTGGCGGTGATGCTTACCCAAGATGGCCAGACGTCAAAACTTGAGGAGAAGCCAGTGCCAGCTTTTAGCTTGCCGCGGCTGGATAAGCCGGGTGTGGCGGATCAAACCTTGCTGGCGGGACAACTGCATTTGCTCAATGTCTGGGCTTCTTGGTGTGCCGTATGCAAAAGCGAGCATCAGTTTCTGATGCAGCTGGCGCAGCAAGGGGATGTTGCCATTGTGGGGCTCAATTATCGGGATAACCGCCAATCGGCAATGCGTGAATTAACCCAAAGTGGCAACCCTTACCAAGCGGTGTTGTACGATCCCAAAGGAGCCCTGGCATTGGATTTGGGCGTATACGGCACCCCGGAAAGTTACCTTATCGATAACCATGGCATGATCCGGTACCGCTATCTTGGCCCATTGGATGAAGCCATATGGCAACGGGAGTTCGTCCCGGTGATTGAGCGCTTACAGCAGGAAGAGGTCACCAATGGTTAG
- a CDS encoding heme lyase CcmF/NrfE family subunit — translation MLPEVGHFSLILGMVFALLGATVPAIGLVRKDSYLTRYAWPLSYGAFAFVGISIVLLGMSFALDDFSVAYVAHHSNTQLPIFFKLAAVWGGHEGSFLFWLFSLTLWSALVARSCRRLDEAFIARVLVTLSGLVFLFSLFVVLTSNPFERLFPIPLEGRDLNPMLQDVGLIFHPPMLYLGYVGFAVSFAFAIAALTGEHGKGDWAKWSRPWTLAAWVFLTGGIALGSWWAYYELGWGGWWFWDPVENASLMPWLTGTALIHSLMITEYRKALSGWSLLLAISTFSLSLLGTFIVRSGVLTSVHAFAVDPTRGVTLLAMLALILIVALSLFAIRSGRYFVAANFGFLSKEAMFMVGNSLFVVSMLTVLLGTFYPLVFQALGLGNISVGAPYFNAMFVPMSFILFLFMGLGVVIRWHKVGLEDVITRALAPMSVSIVMGVALSVLFERGINLTVCLAFITAIWIALSALQAMYIRIHARRAKGMRGVVWKQAAMVIAHIGVSATIIGATLVSHYDQEISSKMGPGDAVSLDEYHFTYQQTDLLVGPNYTAEQAQITVSKDDRLIATIRPERRHYTVRTMNMSEPGIAWFWHGDIYITLGEKLNRTDYAVRIQYKPYVRWLWVGSILMMVGGAIAVGSLAGKRVSHKRHQPKKSETIVIWK, via the coding sequence ATGCTCCCTGAAGTTGGACATTTTTCGTTAATCCTAGGTATGGTGTTTGCCTTGCTCGGAGCCACTGTGCCGGCTATCGGATTAGTCAGAAAGGATTCATACCTTACTCGCTATGCATGGCCATTAAGTTATGGCGCCTTTGCTTTTGTCGGTATATCGATTGTCCTGTTGGGCATGAGTTTCGCCCTGGATGACTTTTCGGTCGCCTACGTTGCCCATCACTCCAATACCCAATTACCCATTTTCTTCAAGCTCGCTGCCGTATGGGGCGGTCACGAAGGCTCGTTCCTGTTCTGGTTATTTTCCCTGACGCTCTGGAGTGCCCTGGTCGCGCGGTCGTGCCGCAGGTTGGATGAGGCCTTTATTGCCAGGGTGCTGGTGACCTTATCCGGGCTGGTTTTCTTATTCAGCTTGTTTGTGGTTCTTACTTCAAACCCATTCGAGCGCTTGTTCCCGATACCGCTGGAAGGGCGCGATTTGAACCCGATGCTGCAGGATGTCGGGCTGATCTTCCATCCACCTATGCTGTATTTGGGCTATGTCGGCTTTGCCGTCAGTTTTGCCTTTGCCATTGCCGCCTTGACCGGCGAACACGGTAAGGGTGACTGGGCGAAATGGAGCCGGCCATGGACGCTGGCGGCCTGGGTTTTCCTTACCGGTGGCATCGCGCTGGGTTCGTGGTGGGCATACTACGAACTCGGCTGGGGAGGCTGGTGGTTCTGGGATCCGGTTGAAAACGCCTCGTTAATGCCGTGGCTGACGGGAACCGCACTGATCCACTCACTGATGATCACCGAATACCGCAAGGCATTGTCAGGCTGGAGCTTGTTGCTGGCGATTTCGACCTTTTCGCTCAGTTTGCTAGGCACCTTTATTGTTCGTTCTGGGGTACTGACATCCGTCCATGCATTTGCTGTCGACCCGACTCGCGGCGTGACCTTGCTCGCTATGCTGGCCTTGATCCTGATCGTTGCCTTGTCACTGTTTGCGATCCGCTCTGGCCGCTATTTTGTGGCAGCCAACTTTGGCTTCTTGTCGAAGGAAGCTATGTTCATGGTGGGGAACAGCTTGTTTGTGGTCTCGATGCTAACCGTACTGCTGGGAACCTTTTATCCATTGGTGTTCCAAGCTTTGGGGCTCGGCAATATCTCCGTCGGCGCACCTTATTTCAACGCGATGTTTGTGCCGATGAGCTTTATCCTGTTCCTCTTTATGGGGCTTGGGGTAGTGATCCGCTGGCACAAGGTAGGGTTGGAAGATGTGATCACCCGAGCCTTGGCGCCGATGTCGGTGTCTATCGTGATGGGGGTCGCGCTGTCGGTATTGTTTGAGCGAGGGATCAACCTTACCGTCTGTCTGGCGTTCATCACGGCTATCTGGATCGCGCTCAGTGCCCTGCAAGCGATGTACATCCGTATCCATGCCCGTCGGGCAAAGGGCATGCGAGGTGTGGTTTGGAAGCAAGCTGCCATGGTAATCGCCCACATCGGTGTCTCTGCCACGATTATCGGTGCCACTCTGGTGAGTCACTACGATCAGGAAATTAGCAGCAAGATGGGGCCAGGCGATGCCGTTTCGCTGGATGAGTATCACTTTACCTACCAGCAAACCGACCTGCTGGTCGGGCCGAACTACACCGCCGAACAGGCGCAAATCACCGTGAGTAAAGACGATCGATTGATTGCGACCATTCGCCCCGAGCGCCGTCACTATACGGTACGCACCATGAACATGAGTGAACCGGGTATTGCATGGTTCTGGCACGGTGATATCTATATCACGCTCGGCGAGAAGCTTAACCGCACCGACTATGCGGTGCGGATCCAATACAAGCCTTATGTTCGTTGGTTGTGGGTTGGAAGTATTTTGATGATGGTTGGCGGGGCCATAGCGGTAGGCAGCTTGGCTGGCAAGCGGGTTTCGCATAAGCGTCATCAACCGAAAAAATCTGAAACGATAGTGATTTGGAAGTAG
- the nrfD gene encoding cytochrome c nitrite reductase subunit NrfD, producing the protein MSTTFADAFYFDSLVWDWIIAVYLFLAGMSAGAVMIAIYLKRKVIEGYPASNGIIKATAILAPFGIIVGLLILIFHLTKPWSFWKIMIFYNPTSVMSMGVVLFQVYLVVLFAWLAIIYKNELLDLLGEKLPIVGKVLKVLDRFENSIELFLGFLALVLAAYTGFLLSALQTYPMLNNPVLPILFLFSSLSSGAAACLLFGVVVFKESATSASVGWVHKFERPVVMFELFVIFALFTGLYFGGGQSQAAAMAAIGGGFWASWFWYGVIGMGMLVPLGLNAVSPAGVKHNKAFIMLVTTLSLIGVLMLRTFVLYAGQMTTL; encoded by the coding sequence ATGAGTACGACATTTGCAGATGCCTTTTATTTTGACTCGCTGGTCTGGGACTGGATCATTGCGGTCTACCTGTTCCTGGCGGGGATGTCAGCCGGTGCGGTGATGATTGCAATTTACCTCAAGCGTAAGGTGATCGAAGGTTATCCGGCCAGCAACGGTATTATCAAAGCGACGGCGATCCTGGCGCCATTCGGGATCATCGTGGGGTTGTTGATCCTGATCTTCCACCTGACCAAGCCGTGGTCGTTCTGGAAAATCATGATTTTCTACAACCCGACCTCAGTGATGTCGATGGGTGTAGTACTGTTCCAGGTTTACCTGGTTGTCCTGTTCGCGTGGCTTGCCATCATCTACAAGAACGAGCTGCTGGACTTGCTGGGTGAAAAATTGCCAATTGTTGGCAAGGTCTTGAAAGTACTTGATCGTTTCGAAAACAGCATTGAGCTGTTCCTTGGCTTCCTGGCCTTGGTTCTGGCGGCCTACACCGGCTTCCTGCTGTCGGCGCTACAGACCTACCCGATGCTGAACAACCCCGTGTTGCCGATCTTGTTCCTGTTCTCGAGCCTGTCCTCCGGTGCCGCGGCCTGCTTGCTGTTTGGTGTGGTGGTATTCAAAGAGTCAGCGACAAGTGCCAGTGTAGGCTGGGTGCACAAGTTTGAGCGCCCGGTGGTGATGTTCGAGCTGTTTGTGATTTTTGCGCTGTTTACCGGCTTGTATTTCGGTGGTGGCCAAAGCCAAGCTGCAGCCATGGCTGCTATTGGCGGCGGTTTCTGGGCCAGTTGGTTCTGGTACGGCGTGATTGGCATGGGGATGTTGGTGCCGCTTGGCTTGAATGCGGTTAGCCCTGCCGGTGTCAAACACAACAAAGCCTTTATTATGCTGGTGACGACCCTAAGTTTGATCGGTGTACTGATGCTACGTACGTTTGTGCTGTATGCTGGACAAATGACAACCTTATAG
- the nrfC gene encoding cytochrome c nitrite reductase Fe-S protein, with protein sequence MTCSRRNFLAGAGAVIFTTGVAASNLVGGRKTLAATMEDGVKRYGMVHDETLCIGCTACTDACREVNNVPEGVSRLEIVRSEPQGEYPDVDYQFTRISCQHCDNAPCVHVCPTGAAFKDDETGIVAVNNFKCVGCGYCLAACPYQVRFFHPETKSADKCDFCRETNLKEGKQPACVESCPTKALTFGDLNDPNSEISQLITQKPVYRQKVELGTAPKMYKVPHGKGEIKG encoded by the coding sequence ATGACGTGTTCAAGACGTAACTTCCTGGCCGGTGCCGGGGCAGTTATCTTCACTACAGGGGTGGCAGCCTCTAACCTCGTTGGCGGTCGCAAGACACTGGCGGCGACCATGGAAGATGGGGTGAAGCGCTACGGTATGGTTCACGACGAAACATTGTGTATCGGTTGTACAGCCTGTACCGATGCCTGCCGTGAAGTCAATAATGTGCCTGAAGGGGTTTCGCGATTGGAAATCGTCCGCAGTGAGCCGCAGGGCGAATACCCAGATGTTGACTATCAATTTACCCGTATCTCTTGTCAGCATTGTGATAACGCGCCGTGCGTACATGTTTGCCCGACGGGAGCTGCCTTCAAAGACGATGAGACCGGTATTGTTGCCGTTAACAACTTCAAGTGTGTCGGTTGTGGCTATTGTTTGGCAGCATGCCCTTATCAGGTGCGCTTCTTCCACCCTGAAACTAAATCAGCGGATAAGTGCGACTTCTGCCGTGAAACCAACCTCAAGGAAGGCAAACAACCGGCCTGTGTTGAGTCATGCCCAACCAAGGCACTGACCTTCGGCGATTTGAATGATCCTAACAGTGAAATCAGCCAGCTCATCACGCAGAAGCCGGTCTACCGACAAAAAGTCGAGCTCGGCACCGCGCCTAAGATGTATAAGGTGCCACATGGAAAAGGGGAGATAAAAGGATGA
- the nrfB gene encoding cytochrome c nitrite reductase pentaheme subunit, whose protein sequence is MGNHKVALNSMLTLFVAMCIWGFSINVAADSQSTEATAANPSVTTSESGRHVVEFIRDRDYACTQCHKDEKDVLKGAHSAAINPHTNRDVTCVDCHSNVGKDHRNGAKEVTKFAPAQSVAGTEKPAADVAWITQQNETCVNCHEAENLREANWTHDVHALDLSCASCHNIHPTSDPMKDIERKPRIKLCVDCHSDQTKAKK, encoded by the coding sequence ATGGGCAATCATAAAGTAGCCCTGAATAGCATGCTGACATTGTTTGTCGCTATGTGTATTTGGGGTTTCTCAATCAATGTTGCCGCAGACTCCCAAAGCACAGAAGCCACAGCAGCCAATCCTTCTGTAACCACTTCGGAGTCCGGCAGACATGTCGTCGAATTCATCCGTGACCGGGATTACGCCTGTACCCAGTGCCACAAGGATGAAAAAGACGTTCTCAAAGGCGCACATAGTGCCGCCATTAACCCGCACACAAACCGTGATGTGACCTGCGTCGATTGCCACAGCAATGTAGGCAAGGATCACCGCAATGGCGCAAAAGAGGTAACCAAGTTTGCTCCAGCTCAGTCTGTTGCCGGTACTGAAAAGCCTGCGGCCGATGTCGCCTGGATCACGCAGCAAAACGAAACCTGTGTGAACTGCCATGAGGCTGAGAATCTGCGTGAAGCAAACTGGACCCACGATGTCCACGCGTTGGATCTCTCATGTGCCTCTTGCCATAACATCCACCCAACATCTGATCCGATGAAAGATATCGAGAGAAAGCCAAGAATCAAGCTTTGTGTCGACTGCCATTCCGATCAGACAAAAGCAAAAAAGTAG